A segment of the Gemmatimonadota bacterium genome:
GGACATGTCGCCGGCCATCGCCACGGACGTCGTTTCCTCGCCGAGGGTGTCTTCGGGGCACCACGCGCTCGTCCCCGCGATCGCCGATTGGGCGACCAAGAGGAACACGGCGGCGCTCGCGAGGACCCGGCGAACCGCCCTACGCGGTCGGGAGACGAAGGAAAACATGGTTGGCGAACGGTGTCCACAACGGGGTCTTGCCGCAAGTGATGAGAGCCCCGACCTGGGTGGGGAGATTCTCTACCGCGGCGGCTGGTCCGGGAACCGGATCACGCTGTTCTGCAGCGGGATCGCGTTGTTCTTACGGTCCTCGCCCGACCTTTCGCACTCGACCGGGGTCCCATCGGAGCACCTTCCGATCCACCAGAAATCCCTGTGCACGTACGGCAAACCTTCCCCCACGACGGCGTACGGTGATCTGCTGTCGCTGACCTGGAAGTGCAGATGGGGCTCGTTCGAGTTGCCGGAGTTGCCGAGGCGCCCGATGACGTCGCCCTGGCGGACGTGGTCTCCCGGCTTCACGTCGAGCCCGGGCTGCAGGTGGCCGTAGTGGGCGTAGAGCCCCGCGCCGATGTCCAGCACGACGGAGTTCCCGCCCAGCGTGCCTATCTCGAGCGGGACCGCGCGCGCGCCGCCGGGGGTGTTCTCGGGGATTCCGTCGGTGGCGAACGCCACTACGCCATCGTCGATGGCCAGAACGTCGGCCCCGTAGCCGTGGTAGTCCTCGTTTCGGTCGCCGTCCCGGGTGTGCCTTCTCCCATCTTCATCGAGGCGCACGTAGTCGATCGCGAAACGCGCGGCTATGGAGAGGCGGCCGTCGAGGCGGATCAGCGACAGCCTGTGAGCGGACGGGGTCATGCCCGGGCCCTGGCCGGCCAGCCAGTCGCCGCCCCTCAACGGGGGCCCGCCGAGGACGGCCAGGTGGCCGACGCCGACGTCCATGCCGCCGCCGGTCACGATCGTGGCCTCGGGGGTCTCCTCACCGCCCGGGCCCGAGAACGTCAGTCGATGCTCGATCCGCGCGGGAACGTCCGAGTAGTCGCTCACCGTGATCCACAGGTAGGCCACGGCTCCCCTGCCGCCGGCGTAGTGGAACGCGTGTGCGCGGCCGAGCGAGTCGTAGTGCAGGCTGCGGTCGTAGTCTATCTCGAAGGCGTGCAGGATACCTTGCAGGGCGCCTTCGTCGAACTCCCCTATATTTTGGCCCGCTCCGTCGAGCACCTCGATGCGGCTGATGCGGAGCTCGTTGGGATCGAAGTCGGTGACGTGAAGCTCGTAGGAAAGGTGCACCCGGCCGTCGTCGCCGCGGACCGCGATCGGCCGGGCCGGCACGCTGATGGTCGGGTCGACGGAATCGACCGCCGTCCGCTCCCCGGCGAACCCGAGACCGATGAACGCGGCCAGCAGAGTCGTGGCTATCCGTTCCATCCCGCTCACTCTCCGGCCCCGACCTCCACCGCCGGGAGGGAGCCCGCGCGGCGAGCGCCCAGCGCCGCCGCCGCCCTCGAGATGAGCTCCCAAACGACGATCAGACCGCCGAGTACCATGACCCACCGCCACACGGCGTTGTCCGAAAGGCCGTCCTGGAGGAACACGATCAGCGCCAGGATCAGCACGCCCGCGCCGAGTAGGTAGTTGCGCACGTCGCCGCGCCGTTCGGTGTCCGACAGGAAGCTCGTCCACGCGCCGCTCAGGAGGTTGGCGATCGGCACGAGAAGCAGAAACGCCCACCTGTTGTCGAGATCGACCGCGACGCCGTAGATGCCGAGCAGATGCTCGGTCTCCACCAGGAAGAAGTATCCCCCGACGAAGACGACGATGCCGAGCGAAACGATGGTGGCGATCCTGCCGCGGCGCGTGGAGACGTCGAGGGAGACCGCCCGCTCCACGGCGTCGATCGAATTGTACGGGCAGTACATCGTGTAGCGCCTGCGGAACAGCACCGACGGCAGGGCCACGACCTCACAGCCGCCGTAGCGCATGAAGAACGTGACGATGAGGGAGGCGCTGATGTACATCCCGAGCGCCACCTGGGTCGGCGCCGGGAGCACCCCCGCCAGCAGGAGCACGGTCGGCGTGCCGAGGAAGACGATCGTGCCGGTCCAGGGGTTCATTTTGGACAGCACGAGCTCCCCGATCGCGCGAAACACCACCAGGTAGATGGCGATGATCGCCGCCAGGCTGAGGCCGACGTCGGCCGCGAACGGAAGAAGATCCGCCCTGGCCATCGGATTGACGAGGAGGGGATTGAGCACGAGGAACACGAGGAAGTAGGCGCCGACGAAAAGCCGGAACCAGCGACCGACCGGGCCCACGTCGTGCCCGATGTGAAAGTGTGCGTTTGTGGTCACAGCCAGCCCTTTCCGTCGAGATTCCGCTGTCGCACACGGTAAACCCCGTACCATGGTACAGAGTCAAGGGGGACGGCTCGGATCATCGAGTTCACAAACAAGAAAAGCCCCGGTCCAGGTCGGGCCGGGGCATTCTCGTAAGTCGTTGCAGTACAACACGGAGGCGGAGGGAGTCGAACCCCCATGGGCTTGCGCCCGCCGCATTTCGAGTGCGGTGCCTTACCAGTTAGGACTACGCCTCCAAAGGGCGCCTCGGTTGGGCGC
Coding sequences within it:
- a CDS encoding DUF6410 domain-containing protein, coding for MTTNAHFHIGHDVGPVGRWFRLFVGAYFLVFLVLNPLLVNPMARADLLPFAADVGLSLAAIIAIYLVVFRAIGELVLSKMNPWTGTIVFLGTPTVLLLAGVLPAPTQVALGMYISASLIVTFFMRYGGCEVVALPSVLFRRRYTMYCPYNSIDAVERAVSLDVSTRRGRIATIVSLGIVVFVGGYFFLVETEHLLGIYGVAVDLDNRWAFLLLVPIANLLSGAWTSFLSDTERRGDVRNYLLGAGVLILALIVFLQDGLSDNAVWRWVMVLGGLIVVWELISRAAAALGARRAGSLPAVEVGAGE
- a CDS encoding M23 family metallopeptidase, translated to MERIATTLLAAFIGLGFAGERTAVDSVDPTISVPARPIAVRGDDGRVHLSYELHVTDFDPNELRISRIEVLDGAGQNIGEFDEGALQGILHAFEIDYDRSLHYDSLGRAHAFHYAGGRGAVAYLWITVSDYSDVPARIEHRLTFSGPGGEETPEATIVTGGGMDVGVGHLAVLGGPPLRGGDWLAGQGPGMTPSAHRLSLIRLDGRLSIAARFAIDYVRLDEDGRRHTRDGDRNEDYHGYGADVLAIDDGVVAFATDGIPENTPGGARAVPLEIGTLGGNSVVLDIGAGLYAHYGHLQPGLDVKPGDHVRQGDVIGRLGNSGNSNEPHLHFQVSDSRSPYAVVGEGLPYVHRDFWWIGRCSDGTPVECERSGEDRKNNAIPLQNSVIRFPDQPPR